In Solea senegalensis isolate Sse05_10M linkage group LG6, IFAPA_SoseM_1, whole genome shotgun sequence, one genomic interval encodes:
- the si:ch211-243a20.3 gene encoding uncharacterized protein si:ch211-243a20.3 codes for MTPPSLLMLLMAVAMVAAVRENELDYGHWNYREGADSVNVASVRSVTRVLDAWGKRIFNEIKTLLHSQPSTLLPDYSRVRPLSESVNDLFREVSLLHRRITELSHRLATLEPFLRHHGYREEGGEAKEAEEGIGILAPQSLRGEVASLARNTPGTGVRRSSPRRSRVVRRRRVRVLKNGEVMLVQSDR; via the exons ATGACCCCTCCCTCGCTCTTGATGTTGCTGATGGCGGTTGCCATGGTAGCTGCCGTCAGAGAGAATGAACTGGATTATGGGCACTGGAACTACAGAGAAGGAG CGGACAGTGTAAATGTGGCCTCAGTGCGCAGCGTGACCAGAGTTTTAGACGCTTGGGGAAAACGCATCTTTAATGAGATCAAGACTCTTCTGCACTCACAGCCCAGCACACTGCTGCCCGACTACTCCAG GGTGCGCCCTCTGTCCGAGTCAGTGAACGACCTGTTTAGAGAAGTCTCCCTGCTGCACCGGCGCATCACTGAGCTCTCTCATCGCCTAGCAACACTGGAACCCTTCCTCCGTCACCACGGCTAccgggaggaggggggggaggcgaaggaggcggaggagggtATTGGGATTTTGGCACCTCAGAGCCTGAGAGGAGAGGTGGCGAGCCTGGCCCGAAACACTCCAGGGACGGGGGTGAGGCGTAGCTCTCCGAGAAGGAGCCGGGTGGTGAGGAGGAGACGGGTGAGAGTCCTGAAGAACGGAGAAGTGATGCTGGTTCAGAGTGACagatga